The Ictidomys tridecemlineatus isolate mIctTri1 chromosome 1, mIctTri1.hap1, whole genome shotgun sequence DNA window ATTTCTAAATCCATAATGGCACTATCAGGGAGAGGAGTGCATTCATAGATAAGGTTACAGCTAAAACGTGGGGATAAGTCTTTCTTTATGCTGTCCCTATGAATTTAAAAGTTTTAGTTTCAAACCACTTTTGCTTATTTTACCGTGAATAATGCACATAAGGGTGTATATGAACATTTTCCAGATGAGATAAAAGACACTAATGTGAAGTCAACATCATGACATACAAAGCAGTCATGATAGTCAGAGGGAATTTGGGGAAaagaggtagagagaggtggaTACACAGGCACACCTCAGAGATTCCCAGGAAACCTCAGCAAGACATGTGATCCAAAGAGGTACAGCAGGGTTAACATGAAAAGAAACCTGAGCTGGGAAAAGTCAGGACACAGCCATGCCACCCTCTCAGGACTTAGAGGCCAATTGTTTTCCCACAAAGGGAGAGTCAGTGGTTAATGAAATTCTTACTAAAAAGGATTGTAATACATTTTCCTTGATGATGAAGAAAAAGCGGAAAGTAAAAAAAACATCTATCTACCAGACCAAGCCAGACCTTACCGCACACAGCAGCTTCCTACAGTTCATGGAGGTGAGAACATGGAGTGGAAGGTTCTGGCAAGCAACGAAACATGAGGAAAACAGCCAAAGAGAATGGGGGTGGCAGAGGCTCTGGAGAACCCCGCAATCCCCTtctgggagaggaaaggagagcagGAGGTGCAGAGGACCAAGAGAGGGTGATGGGCAATCCAGGGCCCTGGAGCCTTGGCCTTAGGAAACCAGCAGAACTAGGCCAACACTGACCTGTGCACAGGACTTGCTGCGTAAGCCCAGCTCATCTCCCCACACACTGCCACACTTACAATTTGAGATGCACTAGTTTTCTCTCTTTGAGACCATTTCTTCCTGAGTAAAGGACTCTTATTGGTGGAGATATTTAATATAACAGTTATATCACTGAGGCACAAATATTATCCTACAAAActaacataatacataaaatctGTGTTACAAAATTGCACATGCTGATAGAACAATAGGGAaaattgttccagagagaagTGAAATATTAGACCATGGAGTGAGGAAAGATAGGCAGTAGAGATAATGAGGGAGGGGACTGGGGGCAGAGGGCAATGCAGAACTAAGGTTGCTTGTGTCACCTTACAGCTGAATTTCTGTTCCTGTGGAACCAGTACCAAACCCAGGAGTAAATTTGGGGGCCAAATAACCACACAAGAAGCCAAATACTTTTAATGAGAAATAATCAGAAGATCAAGATTCAGAAGTGCCTCCATCCATTTTATTACAAAGTTATACAGTTGAGTGTCATGAAACCTAGACTTTGGTAGAGTACCTACAACATTCATAGCAGGGATCCCAAGGAAGTCCCAGCATTCAGTTCCCTGTGTGATTACAGGGGGCTTACTTCACCTCCAGCTGTGACTTCAAATTCAGTTAAAGCTTCAAATTTGCTCCAAGCATTGACGGAGTTATAATTTTCAGAATTGAAAGATTTCCATAGAACAATACTGCAAAATCACATGTAAATCAGCAGCCTACCACCACTTTGGAAGTCCTGACAGTGGCAGGCTTTAGGAATGTGTGGAGACTCTCAATACTGATTTCTGCACATAGGGACAGGACAGTGAATAGAGGCATGTCTCTTGATGACAGGAAGACCATGCTGGAGGGCACTGAGCCCATCCTTGCTGAGTGTTCACTTCCACCCAAATGTGCTGGTCAGCTCCTAATGACACTTTCGTGGAACTGTGACCTTACTCTAACACAGGGATTTCAGATGCACTGGGTACTCAGTCTTCATTGAGACAATGACTCAGTGCTGGGTGTTACAGAAGACAGGGAACCTCCTGAGCACTGAGTCCAATCTACTCAGAAGAGGTAAAGCCAATCAGGAGGCCAGTAGTGGACGTCCCTCTATGCACAGATTACCTAACCCAGCAGTAAACACTTGGAGGAAGAACATCTGAGATGGTTGTTGACTTCTGTATGCCCCTTGTCTTTTTTCCTCTGCCTCCCAGTCGACAGCATCTCCACAAGATGGCCAACTCCACCATGGTGACCGAGTTTCTCCTCATGGGCTTTGCTGAAGGCTGGAAACTAAGGTTCCTCTACTCCATGTTATTCTTACTCATGTACCTGGCCACCCTCTTAGGGAACCTTCTCATCGTCACCATCACCACTGCTGACCAGAAcctgcacacacccatgtactttttcctcaggaaCCTCTCAGTCTTGGACATGTGCTATATTTCCGTCACCATCCCCACTGCCTGTGTCAACTCTCTCACTGGACATAGGGCCATTTCAGTGGCTGGGTGTAGAACACAGATCTTCCTAGTCATTTTTTGTGCCTTTGTGGAGATTCTGTTTCTCACCATCATGGCCTGGGAGCgctgtgtggccatctgccaGCCCCTCCATTATTCAACTATCATAAACCTCCAATTCTGTGTCCGTCTGACCCTGGCTTCCCTGCTTAGTGGCCTGGTCTATGCAGGTGCACACACTGGAAACACATTACAGCTGAACTTCTGTGGCTCTAACGAGGTCCCTCAGTTCTTCTGT harbors:
- the LOC120885687 gene encoding olfactory receptor 14C36-like, which encodes MANSTMVTEFLLMGFAEGWKLRFLYSMLFLLMYLATLLGNLLIVTITTADQNLHTPMYFFLRNLSVLDMCYISVTIPTACVNSLTGHRAISVAGCRTQIFLVIFCAFVEILFLTIMAWERCVAICQPLHYSTIINLQFCVRLTLASLLSGLVYAGAHTGNTLQLNFCGSNEVPQFFCGVPSLLRLSCCDTSSYELSILISTVVVCGGCFVFIAMSYVRIFSTVLRFPTQEQGKAFSTCVPHILVVTLFLSSISYVCLQPSVTSEGTQDIGPSVFYTIVPPLLNPVIYSLRNKQVKEAVQKVILRRVYSRKK